The following proteins are encoded in a genomic region of Nocardioides sp. cx-173:
- a CDS encoding hemolysin family protein, producing MSEYLPGILWLFVLLAGNAFFVGAEFAVISARRSQIEPRAAGGSRAAKTTLWAMEHATLMLATSQLGITICSLLILTVSEPAIHHLLEYPLGATGLSADATSVLAFVVALVLVTFLHVVFGEMVPKNLSFSVPDRAALILAPPLVMVSRVFRPLIGTLNWIANRVLLLFGVQPKDEATSTFTLEQVEAIVQQSHREGTLVDDSGTLAGAFEFTDKTVADVEVPLDRMVLLPASTSPADVQAAVVAHGHSRYVVTDQAGRPDGYLHMKDVMDLGEDHFHDPVPAKRVRRLVAVSRQASLEDAMARLRQHGAHIGLTVDEQGETVGMLFLEDVLEILVGEVNDAA from the coding sequence ATGAGTGAGTACCTGCCCGGGATCCTCTGGCTGTTCGTCCTCCTCGCCGGCAACGCGTTCTTCGTCGGCGCGGAGTTCGCGGTCATCTCCGCGCGGCGCAGCCAGATCGAGCCGCGGGCCGCCGGGGGCAGCCGCGCCGCGAAGACGACCCTGTGGGCGATGGAGCACGCCACCTTGATGCTGGCCACCTCCCAGCTCGGCATCACGATCTGCTCGCTGCTGATCCTCACCGTCTCCGAGCCGGCGATCCACCACCTGCTGGAGTACCCGCTCGGGGCCACGGGGCTGTCCGCCGACGCCACCAGCGTCCTCGCGTTCGTCGTGGCGCTGGTGCTGGTGACGTTCCTGCACGTGGTCTTCGGCGAGATGGTCCCGAAGAACCTGTCGTTCTCCGTGCCGGACCGCGCCGCTCTGATCCTCGCCCCGCCGCTGGTGATGGTCTCGCGCGTGTTCCGTCCGCTCATCGGCACGCTCAACTGGATCGCCAACCGCGTGCTGCTGCTCTTCGGGGTCCAACCGAAGGACGAGGCCACCAGCACGTTCACGTTGGAGCAGGTCGAGGCCATCGTCCAGCAGTCCCACCGCGAGGGCACCCTGGTCGACGACTCCGGCACGCTCGCGGGGGCCTTCGAGTTCACCGACAAAACGGTGGCCGACGTCGAGGTACCGCTGGACCGGATGGTTCTCCTGCCCGCGTCGACGTCGCCGGCCGACGTCCAGGCGGCGGTCGTGGCGCACGGCCACTCGCGCTACGTCGTCACCGACCAAGCCGGACGGCCTGACGGCTACCTGCACATGAAGGACGTCATGGACCTCGGCGAGGACCACTTCCACGACCCGGTCCCCGCCAAGCGCGTGCGCCGGCTGGTCGCGGTGTCGCGCCAGGCCAGCCTCGAGGACGCCATGGCCCGGTTGCGCCAGCACGGCGCCCACATCGGGCTCACGGTCGACGAGCAGGGCGAGACCGTCGGGATGCTGTTCCTCGAGGACGTGCTCGAGATCCTGGTCGGCGAGGTCAACGACGCCGCCTGA
- a CDS encoding PPOX class F420-dependent oxidoreductase, giving the protein MGRTIATNTEVDLDGLLEFVRPRHRMILITTRRDGHPQSSPVTGGVDDEGRVVISTYPERAKTANARRAGEATVLVLSEEFNDAWVQLEGTCEVIGPPDSVEPLVDYYRSIAGEHPDWDEYRQAMRDQGKSLLRITPTRWSPIATGGFPARLAD; this is encoded by the coding sequence ATGGGACGGACTATTGCGACGAACACCGAGGTCGACCTGGACGGGCTGCTGGAGTTCGTGCGGCCACGGCACCGGATGATCCTGATCACCACGCGCAGGGACGGGCACCCGCAGTCCTCGCCGGTGACGGGCGGGGTGGACGACGAGGGGCGGGTGGTGATCTCGACGTACCCCGAGCGCGCCAAGACGGCCAACGCGCGGCGGGCGGGGGAGGCGACGGTGCTCGTGCTGTCGGAGGAGTTCAACGACGCCTGGGTGCAGCTCGAGGGGACGTGCGAGGTCATCGGCCCGCCCGACTCGGTCGAGCCGCTGGTCGACTACTACCGCAGCATCGCGGGGGAGCACCCCGACTGGGACGAGTACCGACAGGCGATGCGCGACCAGGGCAAGTCCCTGCTGCGCATCACGCCGACGCGCTGGTCGCCGATCGCCACCGGTGGCTTCCCGGCGCGGCTCGCGGACTGA
- a CDS encoding HNH endonuclease signature motif containing protein yields MSSPAAPTASHPVAAGVARLREQVADLNQTPMWSMTPTETAQALGDATRLRAQADELTLRLAAHADTTQVGTETGATSTAVYWANTTHQTQRTTAAAMKLAKALERHDSVAAALASGEILTDQAQVIVEAVDALPEDLQPQLRAEARAHLLGQAEHHDARALRILGRRILDVLAPEIGEAHEGRQLEAEEKRAEQKARLTLHDDGHGTTYGRFQIPTHVADRFRKHLGAIANPKVGGQGSSPHGMGLALIEYVQRYPVDRLPDSGGMDATVVVTMTLETLMGGLKAAQLDTGTRISPALARTLACQAGVIPAVLGTKSQVLDLGRKARFHTKAQRIALAVQHGGCYAQGCERPSAWCQAHHLTPWSQGGETTVTDGALLCARHHTLAHHPNYDTTHLPGGKVAFTKRE; encoded by the coding sequence ATGAGCAGCCCCGCCGCCCCCACCGCGAGCCACCCCGTGGCCGCCGGAGTGGCACGGCTGCGTGAGCAGGTCGCCGACCTCAACCAGACCCCGATGTGGTCGATGACCCCTACCGAGACCGCGCAGGCGCTGGGCGACGCGACCCGGCTGCGCGCTCAGGCCGACGAGCTGACGCTGCGCCTGGCCGCCCACGCCGACACCACCCAGGTCGGGACCGAGACCGGCGCGACCTCGACCGCGGTCTACTGGGCCAACACCACCCACCAGACCCAACGCACGACCGCGGCAGCGATGAAGCTCGCCAAAGCGTTGGAGCGCCACGACAGCGTCGCCGCCGCACTCGCGAGCGGTGAGATCCTCACCGACCAGGCCCAGGTCATCGTCGAAGCCGTCGACGCCCTGCCCGAGGACCTGCAGCCCCAGCTCCGTGCGGAGGCGCGTGCGCACCTGCTGGGCCAGGCCGAGCACCACGACGCCCGTGCGTTGCGGATCCTGGGCAGACGGATCCTCGACGTCCTCGCCCCCGAGATCGGCGAGGCCCACGAAGGTAGGCAGCTAGAGGCCGAAGAGAAACGTGCCGAGCAGAAGGCCCGGCTCACGCTGCACGACGACGGCCACGGCACCACCTACGGCCGATTCCAGATCCCCACCCATGTCGCGGACCGGTTCCGCAAGCACCTCGGCGCGATCGCCAACCCGAAGGTCGGCGGTCAAGGGTCCAGCCCGCACGGGATGGGGCTCGCCCTGATCGAGTACGTGCAGCGCTACCCGGTCGACCGGCTCCCGGACTCCGGCGGAATGGACGCCACCGTCGTGGTGACAATGACCCTGGAGACCCTGATGGGTGGGTTGAAGGCGGCCCAGCTCGACACCGGCACCCGGATCAGCCCCGCCCTGGCCCGCACGCTCGCCTGCCAGGCCGGCGTCATCCCCGCCGTCCTCGGCACCAAGTCCCAAGTCCTCGACCTCGGCCGCAAGGCCCGCTTCCACACCAAGGCCCAACGCATCGCACTCGCAGTCCAGCACGGCGGCTGCTACGCCCAAGGATGCGAGAGACCCTCCGCGTGGTGCCAGGCCCACCACCTCACCCCCTGGTCTCAGGGCGGCGAGACCACCGTCACCGACGGCGCCCTGCTCTGCGCCAGACACCACACCCTCGCCCACCACCCCAACTACGACACCACCCACCTGCCCGGCGGCAAGGTCGCCTTCACCAAGCGCGAGTGA
- the thrS gene encoding threonine--tRNA ligase: MSEIKVVRIHAGEREERTTTTGTKAWELFAEDTEVIAARVGADLKDLSYELQDGDQVAGVAIDSQDGLDILRHSAAHVMAQAVQELFPDAKLGIGPPIENGFYYDFDVETPFVPEDLEKIETRMRKIIKEGQRFSRRVTTDADAIDELQDEPYKLELIGLKGSGNSEDAAEGASVEVGAGELTIYDNVRRNGDVAWSDLCRGPHLPTTKRIPAFKLMRSAAAYWRGDEKNKQLQRIYGTAWPSKEELEAHLFRIEEAERRDHRKLGRELDLFSFPDEIGSGLPVFHPKGGVIKRAMEDYVRQRHIEEGFEYVGTPHIAKEGLFYTSGHLPYYGEGMFPALDVDGMDYRLKAMNCPMHNLIYRSRQRSYRELPLRLFEFGHVYRHEKSGVIHGLTRVRGFAQDDSHSYVTKEQAPAEIKHLLDFCLGLFRDFGLDDFYLELSTRDDSKPDKFIGSDEDWAIATKVLEDVCVDSGLELVPDPGGAAYYGPKVSVQARDAIGRTWQMSTIQYDFNQPSAERFNLEYVAPDGSRQQPVMIHSAKFGSIERFIGVLVEHYAGAFPPWLAPVQVQGIPIAERHADYLYDVARRMKVAGLRVEVDDSDDRMQKKIRNAQLQKVPFMIIAGDDDVAAGAVSFRYRDGRQDNGVPIEEAIERVIAAVATREQV, from the coding sequence GTGTCCGAGATCAAGGTCGTCCGCATCCACGCCGGTGAGCGTGAGGAGCGGACCACCACGACCGGCACCAAGGCGTGGGAGCTCTTCGCCGAGGACACCGAGGTCATCGCCGCCCGCGTCGGAGCGGACCTCAAGGACCTGTCCTACGAGCTGCAGGACGGCGACCAGGTGGCCGGCGTGGCCATCGACAGCCAGGACGGGCTCGACATCCTGCGCCACTCGGCCGCCCACGTCATGGCGCAGGCCGTGCAGGAGCTGTTCCCCGACGCCAAGCTGGGGATCGGTCCGCCGATCGAGAACGGCTTCTACTACGACTTCGACGTCGAGACCCCGTTCGTGCCTGAGGATCTCGAGAAGATCGAGACCCGGATGCGCAAGATCATCAAGGAGGGGCAGCGCTTCTCGCGCCGCGTCACGACCGACGCCGACGCGATCGACGAGCTGCAGGACGAGCCCTACAAGCTCGAGCTGATCGGGCTCAAGGGCTCCGGCAACTCCGAGGATGCCGCTGAGGGCGCGAGCGTCGAGGTCGGCGCCGGAGAGCTCACCATCTACGACAACGTACGACGCAACGGCGACGTCGCCTGGAGCGACCTGTGCCGCGGCCCGCACCTGCCCACCACCAAGCGGATCCCGGCGTTCAAGCTGATGCGCTCGGCGGCGGCGTACTGGCGCGGCGACGAGAAGAACAAGCAGCTCCAGCGGATCTACGGCACCGCGTGGCCGAGCAAGGAGGAGCTGGAGGCCCACCTCTTCCGGATCGAGGAGGCCGAGCGTCGCGACCACCGCAAGCTCGGGCGCGAGCTCGACCTGTTCAGCTTCCCCGACGAGATCGGCTCCGGCCTGCCGGTCTTCCACCCGAAGGGCGGGGTGATCAAGCGGGCGATGGAGGACTACGTCCGCCAGCGGCACATCGAGGAGGGCTTCGAGTACGTCGGCACCCCGCACATCGCCAAGGAGGGCCTGTTCTACACCTCGGGGCACCTCCCGTACTACGGCGAGGGGATGTTCCCGGCACTCGACGTGGACGGCATGGACTACCGCCTCAAGGCGATGAACTGCCCCATGCACAACCTGATCTACCGGTCGCGGCAGCGCTCCTACCGCGAGCTGCCGCTGCGGCTCTTCGAGTTCGGTCACGTCTACCGGCACGAGAAGTCCGGCGTGATCCACGGGCTGACCCGCGTGCGTGGGTTCGCGCAGGACGACTCGCACTCCTACGTCACCAAGGAGCAGGCGCCGGCGGAGATCAAGCACCTCCTCGACTTCTGCCTGGGGCTCTTCCGAGACTTCGGTCTCGACGACTTCTACCTCGAGCTGTCCACCCGCGACGACTCCAAGCCGGACAAGTTCATCGGCTCCGACGAGGACTGGGCGATCGCCACCAAGGTGCTCGAGGACGTCTGCGTCGACTCCGGTCTCGAGCTGGTCCCCGACCCCGGCGGTGCGGCGTACTACGGCCCGAAGGTCTCGGTCCAGGCACGCGACGCGATCGGCCGCACCTGGCAGATGTCGACCATCCAGTACGACTTCAACCAGCCGTCGGCCGAGCGGTTCAACCTGGAGTACGTCGCGCCCGACGGCTCGCGCCAGCAGCCGGTGATGATCCACTCCGCCAAGTTCGGCTCGATCGAGCGGTTCATCGGGGTGCTCGTCGAGCACTACGCCGGCGCCTTCCCCCCGTGGCTGGCGCCCGTGCAGGTGCAGGGGATCCCGATCGCCGAGCGCCACGCCGACTACCTCTACGACGTCGCGCGGCGGATGAAGGTCGCCGGCCTTCGGGTCGAGGTCGACGACTCCGACGACCGGATGCAGAAGAAGATCCGCAACGCGCAGCTGCAGAAGGTGCCGTTCATGATCATCGCCGGCGACGACGACGTCGCCGCCGGCGCCGTCTCCTTCCGCTACCGCGACGGCCGCCAGGACAACGGCGTCCCGATCGAGGAGGCCATCGAGCGCGTCATCGCCGCCGTCGCGACCCGCGAGCAGGTCTGA
- a CDS encoding VOC family protein, whose product MFLENLVFDALEPQRLGRFWEAVVGGERLTDVAEGFETRLSIEGGPVLDLCFQRVPQAPADPPRLHLDLAGGGHQGEEVERLLGLGARHLDIGQGAVPWVVLADVEGNPCCVIEDRPSYAGTGPIAALPLESGDPDRDARFWSWLTGWTVVDGLAPRSLRHPSGRGPLLEMLPERVPKGPAKNRLHLDVRLEAGDDPDAVAAGILARGGYELPRLWGDLPWRTYADPSGNELCVLHARAG is encoded by the coding sequence ATGTTCTTGGAGAACCTCGTGTTCGACGCGCTCGAACCGCAGCGGCTGGGCCGGTTCTGGGAGGCCGTGGTCGGGGGTGAGCGGCTGACCGACGTGGCGGAGGGCTTCGAGACCCGGTTGAGCATCGAGGGGGGACCGGTCCTGGACCTGTGCTTCCAGCGGGTGCCCCAGGCGCCGGCCGACCCGCCGCGGCTGCATCTCGACCTCGCGGGCGGGGGGCACCAGGGCGAGGAGGTCGAGCGGTTGCTGGGGCTCGGTGCCCGGCACCTCGACATCGGCCAGGGTGCCGTGCCGTGGGTGGTGCTCGCCGACGTGGAGGGCAACCCCTGCTGCGTCATCGAGGACCGTCCGTCGTACGCCGGCACCGGACCGATCGCGGCCCTTCCGCTGGAGTCCGGCGACCCGGACCGGGACGCGAGGTTCTGGTCCTGGCTCACCGGCTGGACCGTGGTCGACGGGCTGGCGCCCCGGTCGCTCAGGCACCCCTCGGGGCGCGGACCGCTCCTCGAGATGCTGCCCGAGCGCGTCCCCAAGGGCCCGGCCAAGAACCGGCTTCACCTCGACGTCCGCCTCGAGGCCGGTGACGACCCCGACGCGGTGGCGGCGGGGATCCTCGCGCGGGGCGGCTACGAGCTGCCGCGGCTGTGGGGCGACCTGCCGTGGCGGACGTACGCCGACCCGTCCGGCAACGAGCTCTGCGTGCTCCACGCCCGGGCCGGCTGA
- a CDS encoding ABC transporter substrate-binding protein, which yields MTRSRPTHRALASMAVAPLVLLLAGCGGDSAEIATGEDLVLGDETVATAEMLEECEEEGGELVYYSAAPPETFAGVAEAFKKDTGITITLVRASSNELYSKLVSEHAGGKVGADSIAVNDPTLRQDLYDKGIVTDFEIAHDASLKAENPDEPQFAFAKPGETASQVIAWNTEIVDDDEAPKSYEDLLAPEWKGKFGMTAVQTGLSSITVAKSIYDGLGDRAAEFGEQEPKIYPSVVPLSQALIRGEVPVAITDLSIIREYQEEGNPVAWAPPAEGAPTWSQAQLITTDAKHQSCATIWAGWATSIEGAKQVWKHTKFLSLRLSTPELMPEDAPELGKTYSVDTAWLLENRDAFIAEWSDLVPQS from the coding sequence ATGACTCGTTCACGACCCACCCACCGCGCGCTCGCGTCGATGGCGGTGGCGCCCCTGGTGCTGTTGCTGGCCGGCTGCGGCGGCGACAGCGCGGAGATCGCGACCGGCGAGGACCTGGTCCTCGGCGACGAGACCGTCGCCACCGCCGAGATGCTCGAGGAGTGCGAGGAGGAGGGCGGCGAGCTCGTCTACTACTCCGCCGCCCCGCCAGAGACCTTCGCCGGCGTCGCTGAGGCCTTCAAGAAGGACACCGGCATCACCATCACCCTGGTGCGCGCCAGCAGCAACGAGCTCTACTCCAAGCTGGTCTCCGAGCACGCCGGCGGCAAGGTGGGCGCCGACTCGATCGCGGTCAACGACCCGACGCTGCGCCAGGATCTCTATGACAAGGGCATCGTCACCGACTTCGAGATCGCGCACGACGCCAGCCTGAAGGCGGAGAACCCCGACGAGCCGCAGTTCGCCTTCGCCAAGCCGGGGGAGACCGCCTCGCAGGTGATCGCCTGGAACACCGAGATCGTGGACGACGACGAGGCGCCGAAGTCCTACGAGGACCTGCTCGCCCCTGAGTGGAAGGGCAAGTTCGGGATGACCGCCGTGCAGACCGGCCTGTCCTCGATCACGGTGGCGAAGTCCATCTACGACGGGCTGGGGGACCGGGCCGCCGAGTTCGGGGAGCAGGAGCCCAAGATCTACCCGTCCGTCGTACCGCTCAGCCAGGCCCTGATCCGCGGCGAGGTCCCCGTGGCGATCACCGACCTGTCGATCATCCGGGAGTACCAGGAGGAGGGGAACCCGGTCGCGTGGGCGCCACCCGCCGAGGGCGCCCCCACCTGGTCCCAGGCGCAGCTGATCACGACCGACGCCAAGCACCAGTCGTGCGCGACGATCTGGGCCGGCTGGGCCACGTCGATCGAGGGCGCCAAGCAGGTCTGGAAGCACACCAAGTTCCTCTCGCTGCGGCTCTCCACGCCGGAGCTGATGCCGGAGGACGCCCCCGAGCTCGGCAAGACGTACTCGGTGGACACCGCGTGGCTCCTGGAGAACCGCGACGCGTTCATCGCCGAGTGGTCGGACCTGGTGCCCCAGTCGTGA
- a CDS encoding ABC transporter permease, which yields MTALLERPPVDPAPPAGRSATRTQRLTQLRPSRPIAFLLLFGLVLYPTALIVIASFITDGTPLPDVGTDWAPTMGHLREVLTSRAALQALWNSISLAALSTVFGVAVGGLLAWLAARTDIPMPRLAAFSGIIPMLIPALVGAIAWSFLGAPEVGYIPLLLEQIGIDWSFSMYSYWGMLFVYSLYNVPLAFVFLYGALRLTNPEMEDAANVHGATRWRTMRSVTFPLVKPAMLSAVLLNFVSTVEDFPVAMILGYANRIETLAARIFVMEGQAPPPVNDNAAQAVLLMIVVVVLVTYQRRLLKGRSYATVTGKGMQHRKVALGRVGRPLALVFVLGYMFLAVGLPMLALLMGSLRPTLYVPDFKALLDPEEFTTDSLTSALSDEHMWQVAGNSFMIALAVAVIGVALAVLVAYATRDQNSRVARLLTQVAMLPAAIPGVVLGLGMLWAYVILPVTIYGTLAILIVACVARLLPISTSSVSAAMAGIHVDLEDAATVSGAGRVRAVWWVTVPLLRTGLVSTGVVLFIMATREISMSIFLYTPGTETFAVYLYLLWANGTWSQLASMSFIFAVFTLILVLLTRRWIAESSAR from the coding sequence ATGACCGCGCTCCTCGAGCGCCCGCCGGTCGACCCCGCGCCCCCGGCAGGGCGCTCGGCCACGCGGACCCAGCGGCTCACCCAGCTGCGGCCCTCGCGGCCGATCGCGTTCCTGCTGCTGTTCGGCCTGGTGCTCTACCCGACGGCCCTCATCGTCATCGCGTCCTTCATCACCGACGGCACCCCGCTGCCCGACGTCGGGACGGACTGGGCTCCGACCATGGGCCACCTGCGTGAGGTGCTGACCTCCCGGGCCGCACTGCAGGCTCTGTGGAACTCCATCTCGCTCGCCGCCCTGTCCACCGTCTTCGGCGTCGCCGTCGGTGGGCTCCTCGCCTGGCTCGCCGCACGCACCGACATCCCCATGCCCCGCCTGGCGGCGTTCTCGGGGATCATCCCGATGCTGATTCCCGCGCTCGTCGGCGCGATCGCGTGGTCGTTCCTCGGCGCCCCGGAGGTCGGCTACATCCCGCTGCTGCTCGAGCAGATCGGGATCGACTGGAGCTTCAGCATGTACTCCTACTGGGGCATGCTGTTCGTCTACTCCCTCTACAACGTGCCGCTCGCCTTCGTCTTCCTGTACGGCGCCCTGCGGCTCACCAACCCGGAGATGGAGGACGCGGCCAACGTCCACGGCGCGACCCGCTGGCGGACGATGCGGTCGGTGACCTTCCCGCTGGTGAAGCCGGCGATGCTCTCCGCGGTCCTGCTCAACTTCGTCTCGACCGTGGAGGACTTCCCGGTCGCGATGATCCTCGGCTACGCCAACCGGATCGAGACGCTGGCCGCCCGGATCTTCGTCATGGAGGGCCAGGCGCCGCCTCCGGTCAACGACAACGCCGCGCAGGCGGTGCTGCTGATGATCGTCGTCGTGGTGCTGGTGACCTACCAACGGCGCCTGCTCAAGGGCCGCTCGTACGCCACCGTCACCGGCAAGGGCATGCAGCACCGCAAGGTCGCGCTGGGACGGGTCGGCCGCCCGCTCGCGCTCGTCTTCGTGCTCGGCTACATGTTCCTCGCGGTGGGCCTGCCGATGCTCGCACTGCTCATGGGCTCGTTGCGCCCGACGCTGTACGTCCCGGACTTCAAGGCCCTTCTCGACCCGGAGGAGTTCACCACCGACTCGCTGACCAGCGCGCTGTCGGACGAGCACATGTGGCAGGTGGCGGGGAACTCGTTCATGATCGCCCTTGCGGTGGCCGTCATCGGGGTCGCGCTCGCCGTCCTGGTCGCCTACGCGACCCGCGACCAGAACAGCCGGGTCGCCCGCCTGCTCACGCAGGTCGCGATGCTCCCCGCCGCGATCCCGGGCGTCGTGCTCGGCCTCGGGATGCTGTGGGCCTACGTCATCCTGCCGGTGACGATCTACGGCACACTCGCCATCCTGATCGTCGCCTGCGTCGCCCGACTGCTGCCGATCAGCACCAGCTCGGTCTCGGCCGCCATGGCCGGGATCCACGTCGACCTTGAGGACGCGGCGACCGTGTCCGGGGCCGGACGCGTGCGCGCGGTCTGGTGGGTCACGGTGCCGCTGCTGCGCACGGGCCTGGTCTCCACCGGGGTCGTGCTCTTCATCATGGCGACCCGCGAGATCTCGATGTCGATCTTCCTGTACACGCCGGGCACCGAGACCTTCGCGGTCTACCTGTATCTGCTGTGGGCCAACGGCACGTGGTCCCAGCTGGCGTCGATGAGCTTCATCTTCGCGGTCTTCACGCTCATCCTCGTGCTGCTCACCCGACGGTGGATCGCTGAGTCCAGCGCCCGCTGA
- a CDS encoding ABC transporter ATP-binding protein, with amino-acid sequence MSSTISDPAVDATPADARDERFLEVTDLVKTYPGAPSPALNGVSFAMPKGSFLVLLGPSGCGKTTTMRSIVGLETPDSGTIRVGDRVMYDDTTNVPVHRRAMGMVFQSYAIWPHRTVAQNVAFPLKVQKVARGEVTRRVDEALELVGLGHLGRRSASALSGGQMQRVALARSIVMRPDLLLLDEPLSNLDASLRDRLRIELKRLQQELGITSVYVTHDQSEALAMADRVAVMFGGVIHQFASPRELYEAPATLEVAEFLGKSNMLEGDAVAGAGSTEFGSEGGIRLTSTTGWHGTGPAIARIRVEDVDLHASAEGRVNEYPARVLVAVYEGSQMAYLVETGSGAQIEVVAQRRTSDFRAGDEVHISVDPEHVRLYAAPVDGAGTTAEPTA; translated from the coding sequence GTGAGCAGCACGATCTCTGACCCCGCCGTCGACGCCACCCCCGCGGACGCCCGCGACGAGCGGTTCCTCGAGGTCACGGACCTCGTCAAGACGTATCCCGGAGCCCCGTCGCCGGCCCTCAACGGCGTGTCGTTCGCGATGCCGAAAGGCTCGTTCCTGGTCCTGCTGGGTCCCTCGGGCTGCGGCAAGACCACGACGATGCGCTCGATCGTCGGCCTGGAGACCCCCGACTCCGGGACGATCCGGGTGGGCGACCGGGTCATGTACGACGACACGACCAACGTCCCGGTCCACCGCCGGGCGATGGGCATGGTCTTCCAGAGCTACGCGATCTGGCCGCACCGCACGGTGGCCCAGAACGTCGCGTTCCCGCTCAAGGTCCAGAAGGTCGCCCGTGGCGAGGTCACCCGCCGCGTCGACGAGGCGCTGGAGCTCGTCGGCCTCGGCCATCTCGGCAGGCGCAGCGCCAGCGCGCTGTCGGGCGGACAGATGCAGCGAGTCGCGCTGGCTCGCAGCATCGTGATGCGCCCCGACCTGCTGCTGCTCGACGAGCCCCTGTCCAACCTCGACGCCTCCTTGCGCGATCGCCTGCGGATCGAGCTCAAGCGGCTGCAGCAGGAGCTGGGCATCACCAGCGTCTATGTCACCCACGACCAGTCGGAGGCGCTCGCCATGGCCGACAGGGTCGCGGTGATGTTCGGCGGCGTCATCCACCAGTTCGCCTCGCCGCGCGAGCTCTACGAGGCGCCGGCGACGCTCGAGGTCGCGGAGTTCCTCGGCAAGAGCAACATGCTCGAGGGCGACGCCGTGGCCGGCGCCGGGTCCACCGAGTTCGGCAGCGAGGGCGGCATCCGGCTCACCAGTACCACGGGCTGGCACGGCACCGGACCTGCGATCGCTCGGATCCGGGTCGAGGACGTCGACCTGCACGCCTCCGCGGAGGGGCGCGTCAATGAGTATCCGGCCCGGGTCCTGGTCGCCGTCTACGAGGGCAGCCAGATGGCCTACCTCGTCGAGACCGGCTCCGGGGCGCAGATCGAGGTGGTGGCGCAACGGCGGACCAGCGACTTCCGGGCCGGCGACGAGGTCCACATCAGCGTGGACCCCGAGCACGTCCGGCTCTATGCGGCGCCGGTGGACGGCGCCGGCACCACGGCGGAGCCCACGGCATGA
- a CDS encoding LLM class flavin-dependent oxidoreductase, whose translation MSATGGAADRPPQRLAARARLGVSLPHRWARRPADLSSVGEVARQAEALGFADLWVTENTTDHATCLDPVVALTHAAAVTSRIGLGVSVVVLPVHHPLHVAHQWACLDALSGGRVVLGVGLGREAHLRDFGVPTERPVRRFLDGVQAVRALWREDRATVAGELVALEAVGIGLRPSSGVGPPLWFGGMVPASLRRAARYADGWMASGHSGHAEFAESVSVLGQELSDAGRDPSTYPISKRVFLAVDDDPARAEARLRGWFAEVYRDADRALVSGVAGRPGDVAERLHELADAGATHLALNPVDDHAEQVDALAELTGLR comes from the coding sequence ATGTCAGCGACCGGCGGCGCAGCAGACCGACCCCCACAGCGACTGGCGGCCCGGGCGCGCCTCGGGGTATCGCTGCCGCACCGCTGGGCGCGACGGCCCGCCGACCTCTCGTCCGTCGGCGAGGTGGCGCGACAGGCGGAGGCACTGGGCTTCGCGGACCTCTGGGTCACCGAGAACACCACCGACCACGCCACCTGCCTGGACCCGGTCGTGGCGCTCACCCATGCGGCGGCGGTGACCTCCCGCATCGGTCTGGGCGTCTCGGTGGTGGTCCTGCCCGTCCACCACCCGCTCCACGTCGCCCACCAATGGGCCTGCCTCGACGCGCTCAGCGGCGGCCGGGTCGTGCTCGGCGTCGGGCTGGGGCGCGAGGCGCACCTGCGCGACTTCGGAGTGCCGACCGAGCGGCCGGTACGCCGCTTCCTCGACGGCGTGCAGGCGGTGCGGGCGCTATGGCGCGAGGACCGAGCGACCGTCGCCGGCGAGCTCGTCGCCCTCGAGGCCGTGGGGATCGGGCTGCGGCCGTCGTCCGGCGTCGGACCGCCCCTGTGGTTCGGAGGCATGGTCCCGGCATCGCTTCGTCGCGCCGCCCGGTACGCCGACGGGTGGATGGCCAGCGGGCACTCGGGGCACGCGGAGTTCGCAGAGTCCGTCTCGGTGCTCGGTCAGGAGCTGTCCGACGCCGGCCGCGACCCGTCGACGTACCCGATCTCGAAGCGGGTCTTCCTCGCCGTCGACGACGACCCGGCGCGAGCAGAGGCGCGGCTGCGCGGGTGGTTCGCCGAGGTCTACCGCGACGCCGACCGAGCGCTCGTCTCCGGCGTGGCGGGGCGCCCCGGCGACGTGGCCGAGCGCCTGCACGAGCTCGCCGACGCCGGTGCCACCCACCTCGCCCTCAACCCCGTCGACGACCACGCCGAGCAGGTCGACGCTCTCGCGGAGCTCACCGGCCTGCGCTGA